From the Anguilla rostrata isolate EN2019 chromosome 12, ASM1855537v3, whole genome shotgun sequence genome, the window atatacaataaacatttgatatatacagtatatccatctatttatttcatatatatatacacgcgcacgcacacacacacacctctctcatgAGCTGGTGTAGATTGTGTTCCAGAACATAGAGGTGATCATCTGGTTTGGGTTTTTCTGGTGAAGCTTTCTGATTCTTCTTGTCACCAGTGGTGGAGTGacacagagagatagacagCTGCAGACCTTCACCATAAAAAGGAGAAATACAAAACTGAATTTCTAATCAATACAAAAGAAGCAAACCTTTCACACAGTGCAATGCAAATGGGTTTACACAATGTATGGCTCCATATCCCACCTGGAAATGGCTGTGATATTATCTGGTTCTTCACCACAATGTGTGGGATCTGAGACTTGATCTGGACGGCTTCCCTGGACAACTGAGCGAATATCTCCTTGCAGAGAAGGACGTTCTGGGCAGCTTCCAGCTTCACATGCCAGGCTTGAGTTCCTACAAAGAAGTCAAACCCATATGGATGTCAGTCATACACCAACACCTATGTATACATATCTAGTGTGGGTATACATCCCTTTAAAATAAGCTGGTGGCAATACCACTGTTCCAAATCTAGTTGTATTTATAGAGAAACCTCTCCATACCCGCTTTAGCCTTGGGCTGTCTTCTGAAGAGGTTCACGGTACCAAGGTCACCAATATCAGGAGCTTGTTTCTGTAtcgaaaccttggaaggaaattttaaaaatgtgcttagaaaaacactcaaacctGAGCTGACCATCCTTTTCCCCCTAAAACAGAGGGGCATCTGTCACCTTAATGTATGCAGATCCTTCCAGGTCACTAGGAATCTGAACATTCAAAGGGCAGTAATCTTCAGGGATCTTTTTGTCCAAGTCgatgtctgtgtttttaatcaCTTCAAAAGTGCCGTGATGAGGAAACAGGGaccctaaaataaaataaaaataaagtgaacaTGTGCCTTATTGCATCTTTTCCCTCCCATTTTTCACTCTTTGTTCATGTTTGACTAGGATGCCCATTACACAGGTGCATTCACGTTCATACCTGCACTTCTGTAGCTGAGGTCACCCAGGATCTTGTCTCCCACTTTCCTGAGCTTCCACTGAGACCTGAGACGAAGAAGCTCAGAGTTGAAGTCCCTCTGCCTTCGATTCTCCTGGTTCTCAGCCACCGACTTGCTCAGCTTCTCTGCGCCCTTAAGGAggagctgtgctgctgtggccAGAGATTTCCTTTTACTGATCAGCTGAAACACCTGAGGGGTCTGGAAAAGTAAAAGATCAGCCTTAAATTCTCCAGGGGATTTAATGCGTGGTGCAAGCCTGTGATGCTGAGGCAGACTCATAGTGATGTAATCTCACTGTGTACCTTGCCAGCAGTGGGGTCCTGTGAAACTGGGTCCAGGGCCATGTACTTCTTCTCTTTGACGACATTGAGAACATCATAAAGCACGCACATCTCCGTCAGTGCGCTTCTCAGGTTGTTACGCACAGAATCCCAGGGCCACAGCGATGGCTGGAACTTTACTGTGCCTGTaaaggaacaaaaagaaaaattgtggaACTTATAAACAAGCTTACGAACCTTAGAATCATGAAACTTTAACCCTAGAACCTCATTCCCAACCAAACCTGACATTTGTGTATCCCTTGAACTTAGGGTGAGAATCAAATATGATGACCACTTATGGTGCTGTGGTAGTTTTCTATATCATACAACAGTtaacacacaataataataaaaaattctgcAAGTGACATGATGGTTGGTCTATTTTTcataaacaagttttttttaggGGCATCGGTTTTCATGAGTTCCTTCGTCCACAATGCAGCAATCAGGCTGAGTAATGAGATGATGCTTTTAAGTACAAAAATGCTTTCATAAAAACCTGACCTTCCTCCTCTTCAGGTTCCTGTTTTCCCCATTCTTGTTCCCTGGACTCTCCAACGGCACCCTCTTCCTCAGAGTCGGACCCCTGGCCAAAGTCGATACGCTGAGCAAGTTTGGCCAGGTTCTGGGACATAGAGAGAGGCGGAACGTACGTCTCCTGCCCATCCAAGGAGACCTCCTGCACCTGCTTCTCACAGGAGGACTCGATGCTCACGCGGACTGCCGGACCACCCGACATGATAGCCACTGCTCAAACTGCAAGTGAAAAATGAGCGATTTCAAGACGACTTCAGTAGAGGAGGCAGGTTAACCAGTTCATATTTTGGGCGAATCCAGAACTGCGCTAAAAACCACCAATGCCTTTAACAGTTATTGAAGTCATGATGGACTGTGGCTTAATCTGGTAACGTTAACCAAATCTTAGCTGTGATACAAACCTAATTCGCCGACCTCAGTCTATCACCCGAGTTAGAAACGTCACTAGCTAAGTGACTAGACGCTCAGCATCTGACtctgaaaagtgaaaaataaagaacgcTCACCGCTAAAATACTAATGTTGTCCGTTGCCGTAAAGGTAACTAGCTAGCAACGTACATGAAAACCTCTAGTTAGCAACCTTGCTAAATCACCTTCCTTTCCTGAACTAATGAAAACGAATAATTATTACGCGTAGCTAGGTAATGCAGTACTCTACAATATAAACAGAACTATGCATTTAACAAGATTTTGCAAACTACTCAACACGCCCGCACTGCCAGGAGCTGATGATTCTTCTTCTtcggcttcttcttcttctttgatgATCTTTATTAACGGCCCGGATTCTGCATGGAAagtgcattaccgccacctactgtgcTGGAGTGTGGAGCAGATTATGTCAGTAGCCAGCTCCGATTTCCCAAACCTGTTTCTAATAGAAATTGCACTACAGCCTTGTAGATCCTTCTAGAACATTTCCTCTCATACAAAATGTCTCTAATATCACCGACCCTTCCACCGCCCTCCACTATCCaattaaacattgatatttCATCAACAAATTTACCACACACCATTATTACGTGCTAAACAATCTCCAGTACTATGCACATCTCACACAGCCCATGTGTCCCCCACCAGCCGTAAAGAAGAATTCAATTCAATGTGCCCCAACTTTATCCTGGCCATCATCCTCTTTCCTATTTTTGTCCTTAACGTGCTTTGCCCTAACAGAGTTTTGTAGTTGATATAGCCATTTGCCATCTTTGCCATTGCCCATTATTCCCCTGTTCCTGCCACTCTTCCATAACGGCTGTCCTGATAACTTTTTTGCCTCCTCCCCTACCTCGTGTGACCTTAATATCAATTATTTCCTTAtttaatgcctttttttctttgcctaTGTGTCTGCTATTTCTCCCAAACACCCATATGTGCCAACACCCAAACAAAACTGGACTGCAACGCCCATCCTATGAAATCTAAAAAGTGACATAAAGACTTCTAATAGCAGATCACTTCTATCCGATTTATAAGAGCATACACTTTGCAGTGCTGATGATATGTCCGAACATATAACCACTCTATCTGGATACACCTGTTCAACCCATTGTAGTCCCACGAATTTTGCCAGTAATTCAGCCGTATGTCAAACTATGTGATTTGCCCAGTTTCGAGATACATTCTGGGATATAGGCTACACACCTGTTCTTACATGACCTGATACAGGatcttttgaattatttttacatattggCAGGAAAGAATAGTATTTACTTCTGAGGTACCCTTGACTACCGCATTGTGAATTACACTCCATTTGCGCTTGCCCGCAGAGCTCCCGCTGTTTACGCTCCACTTTAGCGGGCAGTTTAAAAAGAGGATATTACGTCACTTGACGATAACTACCATCCAGTTCATTGTTTGCCGCAGTCGTCAAAGCAGAATTTCAGGTAGCCGCTACAAGAAATCCGAAGAAAGGGATCATCCTATTTCGTTTATCTCTGTCTCCTATACGTTTTGCACCTTATAATTCAAAGCGTGTTATGAACAGGACATTGCCAAACGTCAGTCTACGTAGCCAGCTATAGCGTTGCTAGTTGGTTTGCTAGCAACGTCGCAAACTTTAACTTCGCCTTTCTTCATTATGAGTGAACGTTAGTTGACTAGTAATGTTCGTTTACCAGCTAGGTGTTGACTGTGGCATAAAGGTCGACAGTACTTTAACGCGATGTATCTTTAGATTTAGCTTCAAGTTTTTTGATGTCCATAAATGTAACTTGCTAGCTTGTACGAAGCGAGCTAtttgtagctagctaccaaGCTAATTGACATGGAGACCGTTGTCTGAATGTTGTCAACGATAATTACACTACCTTTTGGAACGTTATTAGCTACCTAGTTTGTAAGCCAAACTTAGCAAACATTTCACACTTGCCGACAGTTAACGTATATGGACCAGTTTGACCATCTAAGGGAACATGAAGAGGAAAGTGGGTAGATTAAGGTTAAGTCCAAACGAAGAGGCACAACTCATTAAAGAAGAACACGAAAGGAGGAGGAAATTAAGATTGCAGCAGGTGAGGCTGGTGAACTCGGCCAAACAAGCTGTTACCTAATGGTTAGCTGACTTGTTAAATTGccaaatttggggggggggggggggtgtcttaaAACCTGTCAAACTGTGGTGATCTTGGATCAGTTTCTCTTGCTCCTTAGCCTAACCTTATCTATTATGagcttaaagaaaaaaacactctttATCAGGGTTCCTGGGAAAACCAGGAATTTTGATGCAGTTTTTTGCAGTAAGAGAACATTAAAACTGCCAAAATATCATGGAAAACAGTTAGTTTTTAAAGGCGTAATGTTGTTAGCTTTTAATGTTAAACTAACAACATCAAAGGCTTAAGTcttgcataaataaaatgtcctggaaaataATGTCTTGAAAGGAGGGGTAACCCTTGTCCGTGACTTGGCACTGAACACACACGTGTACTGCGATTGCTTTCACTTTATTGTTGAGAGTTGGCCTGAGTATGTCCTGTCAGCACGGTCTGTCTGTATTACAGGTTCGAGAACAGGAGCGGTGCATTGCACTACAGATTCGCAAGGAGGTACAGCGCCGACGTGACTGTGAGCTTCAGAACCTGGCAGATCAGCTGCAGGAAGAATGGCAGAGACAGCAAAGGGAGAAGCTG encodes:
- the med17 gene encoding mediator of RNA polymerase II transcription subunit 17, which encodes MSGGPAVRVSIESSCEKQVQEVSLDGQETYVPPLSMSQNLAKLAQRIDFGQGSDSEEEGAVGESREQEWGKQEPEEEEGTVKFQPSLWPWDSVRNNLRSALTEMCVLYDVLNVVKEKKYMALDPVSQDPTAGKTPQVFQLISKRKSLATAAQLLLKGAEKLSKSVAENQENRRQRDFNSELLRLRSQWKLRKVGDKILGDLSYRSAGSLFPHHGTFEVIKNTDIDLDKKIPEDYCPLNVQIPSDLEGSAYIKVSIQKQAPDIGDLGTVNLFRRQPKAKAGTQAWHVKLEAAQNVLLCKEIFAQLSREAVQIKSQIPHIVVKNQIISQPFPGLQLSISLCHSTTGDKKNQKASPEKPKPDDHLYVLEHNLHQLMREFHKQTLSSVVMPHPASAPFGHKRLRLAGPMAYDKAEIAILQQSEGLLEKIIKQAKHIFLRSRTARTIDSLASRIEDPQIQAHWSNINDVYESSVKVLITSQGYEQICKSIQLQLNIGVEQIRVVHRDGRVITLSHQEQELQDFLLSQMSQHQVHAVQQLAKVMGWHVLSFSNHVGLGSVESIGNASAITVASPNGEYAISVRNGPESGCKVLVQFPRNLCKELPKSDVIQDNKWNHLRGPYKEVHWSKMEGRNFVYKMELLMAALTPCP